The genomic segment TCAAGGCGTTGCCAAACGTGCTGTTGATGGTAATGCATCGAACAAAGAGGCATTGCAAGTCGGCAAGTTGGTACAACCCTTAGCGCAATACGCGTTAAAACTCATTCAATAAACAACCTATAAACTCGCCGCGTTCGAAGCGGCGTTTTGGCAATTAACGGAGTCACACATGAAAGCTATCGTATGTAACGCTTTTGGTCCTGTAGAAGACTTAGAATACAAAGACGTACCGAACCCACAAGCAGGCAAGGGCCAAGTAGTGGTAGATATTAAAGCCTGCGGTGTCAACTTTCCGGACGGCCTAATTGTACAGGGCTTATATCAGATGAAGCCTGAAGTGCCTTTTATTCCCGGTAACGAAGTCGCTGGGGTAATCAGCAAAATTGGTGAAGGTGTGCCTCACCTTAAAGTCGGTCAGCGCGTGATCGCATTGTGTATGCTTGGCGGGTATGCAGAAAAAGTTTCTTGCGCGGCAACCCACGTAATGCCGCTGCCTGATGAAATCTCTTTTGATGAAGCGGCCGGCTTAGTGACCGCTCATGCAACCGCCCATCATGGCCTGAAGCAAAGGGCGAATATCCAGCCAGGAGAAACGCTACTCGTGACTGGTGCTGCGGGAGGGACAGGGCTTGCTGCAGTGCAAATTGGTAAGCAAATGGGCGCAAGAGTGATTGCTGTTTGCTCTACCCAAGAAAAGTTGGATATGGCGAAGGATAACGGTGCTGACATTTTAATTAATTACAGCGAAGTAGATTTAAAGAGCGCCATAAAAGAGGTGACAAACGGCAAAGGTGTTGATGTGGTTTACGAATGTGTTGGCGGTGACACGTTCCATGCTTGCTCACGCAGTATGGCATGGAATGGGCGGTTATTAGTGGTCGGTTTTGCTGGTGGCACCATTCCAGAGTTTCCGGTTAACTTGTCATTAGTCAAAGGTTATTCCGTGGTCGGCGTATTTTGGGGGTCGTTCACTCAACATCAACCCCAAGACTTTGCTCAAAATATGAAAGAGCTATTGACTTGGTATGTGCAAGGAAAAGTAAAAGTAGTGGTGGACCAAGCATTGCCATTAGCCCAAGCCAAAGATGCGCTAAATAAAGTGATGGGGCGGGAAGTTAAGGGTAAAATGTCACTTAATCCTTAGTAAATTTCTTTTTTGCTAACAAAAAGGGCCTCATTTGAGGCCCTTTGTTTTTTGGTGCGTGTTCAACAGCCAAATTTAGCTTTGTTTTATTCCTTGCGTCAGTTCAAAAACGGTAGATAAACGGTGGCTGCCAACACGCGAAAGTCATCGCGCATTTATATGCGGTCGTTCAATACGGCAACAATAGGGGAAGACGTTAAGCCATTTTCTGAGGCCCAAGCGACAACGGTTTTTCCGTCTTGCTCAGGAGCGCTCAAATCGCTTTTTGGCATCTTTTTCACCATTAATGTACCTGTTTCAACTGCATCGTTGAGCATGGCCGTGCGAATAAGGCTATTGCCTCCACAAGAAATACCAGAGTAATAGTCTTGCAATTTAAGACGGTAGTCAGACTGAACGCGTTTCATCTTTTTGCGCAGCTCACCTTTGTCGTCTGCTTTGACGATAGTGCAAATATTTTGCAAGGCTTCTGCTACGTCCGCGTGAGCAGGTGTAGCAAAAACAGTAGCGGTAGCAGCGATTGCGATAGAAGTTTTAACTATTTTCAACATGGTCAATTCCTCGGTTTTTATTATTGGTTTAATCTCGTTTCGTTGAGGTAATTAAACGTTATTTAAGCTGATTAAAAAATCTACATGTCGATACTAAGGTATAAGGTCTGATACTTATAACCAGGTCAAAGTGGCTCTGGATGCAACACTTTGTTGCAGTTCGAGACTGGCTCTCCCAAAGTCTTAATGCTTTACTCTCAAAAATGTACCAGCTTTGTCTATGGGCGATAGCTCAAAGGGGTAGGGGCTAAGGATTAAGGAAAAGGTTAAGGAGATTAACATGAATACACTTTATAGGGTGTTACTATCATTGGCCGTTATTTTTGCGGCATTAGTCTGTTATTCAGCGGGCAGCATGACGGGAGTCGTCGGGTTTTTCGTACTCGGCATACTACTTGAGGCGGCATTCTGGTTAGGCTTAGGTAAGGTATTTCGCTCAAGGTCAAACGCGAGTAAAGGCTAAATAGTGCACATTTGACCTTTACCTTCGCCGTTGTTTACTTTTGCGCTGTCTATTGGTGCTCTGAATATTCATCAACAGCGACCAACATGTCAGTGATTAGACGCCTTTCGTCTTCAGTAAGTTCTGGGCGCCATATATCAAAAAGTAACACCACACGTTCTTCATTGCTGTTATTCCAAGCTTCATGTTCGACACTGTCATCAAAAATAAGCGCTTTTCCTTCTTGCCACGTACGGGTTTGGTTTCCTACACGCAGACCACCGCAATTTTCTGGAACAATGATAGGCAAATGACATATCAAACGTGTATTTAACAAGCCATGGTGGGGTGGTATTTTAATGCCAGCTTTTAGTTTTGAAAAAAGCGCTACCGGTGTCTGCCCACTTATAAAAGGTAAGGGCACTTCATCCAACGCGCGCTTGGTGATGGGGCATTGTTGAGCAATGGCATCGTCTAGCGTTCCGTAGTGCCAAAAATAGGCGGCAGACCAATTTAAGTTATCAACAATATCCAAATGTTGAACGAAATTCGGTTCATCATTGCCACGCTCAAGATAAGGTGAAAATTGCTCACTTCCCTTTAACATGGTTTGTAGCTCGGCTTTTATATGTGGTGTTTTTGCTTCTAGCGCATTTAACCAAGGAAACTCACTGCGCTCATAAAACGCCCGTTGGGGTAACCCCGGAAAATAAAAACGCGTGGGTTGTTGCAAAAATATCTCTTTTTTCCCAAAGCTTATATCCAGTGCTTCGTCAAAACGTTGGCTGAGCTTACCGCGTTGATAGCCTTTCTTTTGTAGCGCATTGAGCAAGTAGTTGCTGTATTCACTATCATACTTTTCACGTAGGGCTAACCCTCGTTTTAAACCCCGTGTAATTTCATCAGGCAAGTTCTGCTGATTTGTCGTAAGTTGTAATGCCCCTTCGTAAAATGCCAGAGCCATGCGCTCTTGGTCGTTGTATACCAATTGGTCAGCTTTAAAAATGAGTGCTTTAACATTTTTAGGCTCTCGCTGAATGACGTTGTCAATGGCTGCAATAGACGCAGGGTAGTCTTGTAATTGCGAACAAGCGTAGGCTAAGCCAAACCAAGCTTGGGTTAATTGAGGAGCTTGGTGACACAGAGTGTCGAATGCATTTCTAGCCTGTTGCATTTTGCCGTTTTGCAGTAGGCCAATCGCAGATTGCAATTGTGGTTGGATAAAAGATGTATCGCTCATGACGCTTTCCTTATTATTATCGTGCTAAGCTACTTTTTTAGCTGATAAAAAACAAGTTTCCGCTCATGTGTTTGAGCCCTTATTCACGGTAATAAACCCTAAGCAGTGCCTTTGCTGGTTGCCATAAAGGAGCACATTGTGAATGAACAACAAATAATTACTTTTTGGTTTGATGAAATAACGCCGGCGCAATGGTGGCAAAAAAGTGACGGATTTGATGCGATGTTAAAAGAGCGCTTTTCAGCGCTTCACCAACAGGCGATCAACTGTGAGCTAAGCCAATGGCGAAACACATCGCTTGGACGGTTGGCAGAAATTATTGTCATCGATCAGTTCTCACGCAATATGTATCGAGATACACCCCAAG from the Paraglaciecola mesophila genome contains:
- a CDS encoding NADPH:quinone oxidoreductase family protein, encoding MKAIVCNAFGPVEDLEYKDVPNPQAGKGQVVVDIKACGVNFPDGLIVQGLYQMKPEVPFIPGNEVAGVISKIGEGVPHLKVGQRVIALCMLGGYAEKVSCAATHVMPLPDEISFDEAAGLVTAHATAHHGLKQRANIQPGETLLVTGAAGGTGLAAVQIGKQMGARVIAVCSTQEKLDMAKDNGADILINYSEVDLKSAIKEVTNGKGVDVVYECVGGDTFHACSRSMAWNGRLLVVGFAGGTIPEFPVNLSLVKGYSVVGVFWGSFTQHQPQDFAQNMKELLTWYVQGKVKVVVDQALPLAQAKDALNKVMGREVKGKMSLNP
- a CDS encoding DUF3718 domain-containing protein; translated protein: MLKIVKTSIAIAATATVFATPAHADVAEALQNICTIVKADDKGELRKKMKRVQSDYRLKLQDYYSGISCGGNSLIRTAMLNDAVETGTLMVKKMPKSDLSAPEQDGKTVVAWASENGLTSSPIVAVLNDRI
- a CDS encoding aspartyl/asparaginyl beta-hydroxylase domain-containing protein, which codes for MSDTSFIQPQLQSAIGLLQNGKMQQARNAFDTLCHQAPQLTQAWFGLAYACSQLQDYPASIAAIDNVIQREPKNVKALIFKADQLVYNDQERMALAFYEGALQLTTNQQNLPDEITRGLKRGLALREKYDSEYSNYLLNALQKKGYQRGKLSQRFDEALDISFGKKEIFLQQPTRFYFPGLPQRAFYERSEFPWLNALEAKTPHIKAELQTMLKGSEQFSPYLERGNDEPNFVQHLDIVDNLNWSAAYFWHYGTLDDAIAQQCPITKRALDEVPLPFISGQTPVALFSKLKAGIKIPPHHGLLNTRLICHLPIIVPENCGGLRVGNQTRTWQEGKALIFDDSVEHEAWNNSNEERVVLLFDIWRPELTEDERRLITDMLVAVDEYSEHQ